The proteins below come from a single bacterium genomic window:
- a CDS encoding FG-GAP-like repeat-containing protein yields the protein MRGLPLGPAVIFFLLLGWIASLEAAVPVITSRVPDLAVIEGQTLTVTIHATDADHDSLSYHILHAPANTTIHDSVITYSPNYYQAGTDSIVYAVREHPSLYQVQDTFRVFTLDAGITGSYTDVSAAAGLADPGVSNSAAWSDYNRDGVTDVFVANAGGPGQLYWGDSLGGFHPANALPSGGSEDASTAAWGDFNHDGRPDLFVGSAGLFGGSPNHLYRNEPNGSFSDVTVAAGISGNGVTKAVSWVDFDCDGDPDIHVVNYGSKDQLFSCNRSGRFDEQADSVGIADAGDCVAAAWGDYDNDLHPDLYLVRENGANRLFHNNRDSSFTDVAVTAGVAHTGNGASAAWGDYDNDGDLDLFLANKDSVQVLYSNNGNGTFTRMSSCGVGVRGSARSATWMDFDLDGRLDLLVTFADSASKLFQNHGDSTFTNVAPQLKIDSLGYWTSVTWADPTNHGTPDFYLTRRNGTNRYYEGMVQGNWLKVRLHGVVSNRYGLGARIRLRTGSRVQTRWIDGGTGSQSEPAALFGLGTAGVVDSLTVFWPCGLRRDTTGVAVNHMLTWFETDSLFPVIDSTTVYHDTTFLSGPYPIRAWISDNNTVTPTLLYSIDRGRNYVPVAMTSLGNNNYSGNIPGQPSGTRVRYYIRAIDTWGNRSHSPYAAPDSFFSFSADSTRPVIGAATVIRDTSFTAGPYRVEARASDNDSLRNVWLVRSYSRSGVIALVDSTAMTITRRDSTQYLFQAEIPGQPFGTRVDYYVRAVDLAHNWQVRPANALDSATGFRVSHFTPRDPSGAAIRRHGTGAAVADYDQDGLPDVFLPNIDSLDVLLRGTADSSMIVVAGSGVNAVSRATTGGWWGDFNNDGYPDLYLTVLGANVLFANNRNGTFSDATTRAGVGDAGRSWAAAWVDYDRDGRLDLFVANEDGPARLYHNNGDSTFTDKAAAAGLAGSAGAVGCAWCDWDSDGDRDVYVVYYGAANRLYRNNGDGTFTDVTSVADVGGGPASVSAAWFDYDNDSRPDLYVVEQAEDYLYRNNGNGTFTRKDLPSLGFGPTPDGFCALWGDFDNDSRADLFKTRGETGGPDVNLFMRGRADGTFESYSGQAGFIDYGEHRGAAWLDFNRDGRPDLLVNDRAGRVLLYRNINPDGNRWLRLKLVGTRSPTMAIGAQVSAFFGGQRRLRELGGGDSYSGQSEPVLQFGLGSTPAVDSLVIRWPAGVVQRLYNISAGQTLTVTERDSLFPGIVRLDTIPDQYVRGVQPTALVKVQDRDALTLVNLRWRTGTQTAYTSVAMNRDSLRTLGETVFSYWRASLQEQTVGTTVYWRVVASSPRGAADSSATLSFLTRTDSDAPGVILTSVPDSLAPNTQNQMAFQLRFTDGAGVRRAGFRLSGSVYPSGPPVSLSRDTLLSGVVHAVDWNFRIGPWPLGSRFTWFAFAADVSGLADSSDIKSFRISPRLGKASVQDVPVNTADLMRLVYIILGYVAAPSLVDSLGLDLNRDGWFSDIDLQRALAAWRYDASRGTLLAAAGGSGPEPTVSLASARGGAAVSLRNVRPLPFVLLEIEVTPAVARRLTVRPGARAALGEFAGGAADDNTIILLLKPSAGRDEFLAAGDGELCSLLVDGSGATSEVGLKLRRAVLGSFELDGLASGQSGSSAAVTVALPTAFSLEQNYPNPFNPSTTISFGVPQPESGGPGVLRVRLAVYNLRGALVRTLLDSELEPGFHSVVWDGHDSRGRGLPSGVYFCRLVSPQATFTRKMILLK from the coding sequence GTGAGAGGACTGCCTCTCGGCCCGGCGGTGATATTTTTCCTACTGCTGGGCTGGATTGCCAGCCTGGAAGCCGCAGTGCCCGTGATCACCTCCCGGGTGCCCGACCTGGCCGTGATCGAAGGTCAGACCCTCACCGTGACCATCCACGCCACGGACGCGGACCACGATTCCCTGTCGTACCACATTCTGCACGCCCCGGCCAATACCACTATCCACGACAGCGTGATCACCTACAGCCCGAACTACTACCAGGCCGGGACGGATTCCATTGTCTACGCCGTGCGTGAGCACCCCTCGCTCTACCAGGTGCAGGACACGTTCCGGGTTTTCACTCTGGATGCCGGGATCACCGGCTCCTACACGGATGTCAGCGCCGCAGCGGGCCTGGCCGATCCGGGTGTGTCCAACTCCGCCGCCTGGAGCGACTACAACCGGGACGGGGTCACGGACGTGTTCGTGGCCAACGCGGGCGGACCGGGGCAGCTCTACTGGGGCGATTCCCTGGGAGGGTTCCATCCGGCCAACGCGCTGCCGTCCGGCGGGTCGGAGGATGCCTCCACCGCCGCCTGGGGCGACTTCAACCACGACGGCCGTCCCGATCTGTTCGTGGGCAGCGCCGGATTGTTCGGCGGCAGCCCGAACCACCTCTACCGCAACGAGCCGAACGGGTCGTTCAGCGATGTCACCGTCGCGGCCGGGATCAGCGGAAACGGTGTGACCAAGGCGGTCTCCTGGGTCGATTTCGACTGCGACGGCGACCCGGACATCCACGTGGTCAACTACGGTTCCAAGGACCAGCTCTTTTCCTGCAACCGCAGCGGCAGGTTCGACGAACAGGCCGATTCGGTCGGGATCGCCGATGCCGGGGACTGTGTGGCCGCGGCCTGGGGCGACTATGACAACGACCTGCACCCCGACCTGTACCTGGTGCGCGAGAACGGCGCCAACCGCCTGTTCCACAACAACCGCGACAGCTCGTTCACCGATGTCGCCGTAACCGCGGGCGTGGCCCACACCGGCAACGGCGCCTCGGCGGCCTGGGGCGATTACGACAACGACGGCGACCTGGACCTGTTCCTGGCCAACAAGGACAGCGTGCAAGTGCTCTATTCCAACAACGGCAACGGCACGTTCACCCGCATGAGCTCCTGCGGCGTGGGGGTGCGCGGATCGGCGCGCTCGGCTACCTGGATGGATTTCGACCTGGACGGCCGCCTCGACCTGCTGGTCACCTTTGCCGACAGCGCCAGCAAGCTGTTCCAGAACCACGGCGACAGCACGTTCACCAATGTCGCCCCGCAGCTCAAGATCGACTCGTTAGGCTACTGGACCTCGGTCACCTGGGCCGACCCCACCAACCACGGCACGCCGGATTTCTACCTGACCCGGCGCAACGGGACCAACCGCTACTACGAGGGTATGGTGCAGGGTAACTGGCTCAAGGTGCGCCTGCACGGGGTGGTGAGCAACCGTTACGGCCTGGGGGCGCGTATCCGCCTACGCACCGGCAGCCGGGTGCAGACCCGCTGGATTGACGGTGGCACGGGGTCGCAGAGCGAGCCGGCCGCCCTGTTCGGCCTGGGCACCGCCGGAGTCGTGGACAGCCTGACCGTGTTCTGGCCCTGCGGGCTGCGCCGCGACACCACCGGCGTGGCGGTCAACCACATGTTGACCTGGTTCGAGACCGACAGCCTGTTCCCGGTGATCGACTCCACCACGGTCTACCACGACACCACGTTCCTTTCCGGACCGTACCCGATCCGCGCCTGGATTTCGGACAACAACACGGTCACGCCCACCCTGCTCTACAGCATCGACCGGGGGCGCAACTATGTCCCCGTGGCCATGACCTCCCTGGGGAACAACAACTACAGCGGGAATATCCCGGGCCAGCCCAGCGGTACCCGGGTGCGCTACTATATCCGTGCGATAGACACCTGGGGCAACCGGAGCCACTCCCCCTACGCCGCGCCCGATTCGTTCTTCAGTTTCAGCGCGGACAGCACCCGGCCGGTGATCGGCGCGGCCACCGTGATCAGGGACACCAGTTTCACCGCCGGACCCTACCGGGTGGAGGCGCGCGCCTCGGACAACGACTCGCTGCGCAATGTCTGGCTGGTGCGCAGCTATTCACGCTCCGGGGTCATCGCGCTGGTGGACAGCACGGCGATGACCATCACACGGCGCGACAGCACACAGTACCTTTTCCAGGCCGAGATACCGGGCCAGCCGTTTGGCACGCGGGTGGACTACTATGTCCGGGCGGTGGACCTGGCCCACAACTGGCAAGTCCGGCCAGCCAACGCGCTGGACTCGGCCACCGGCTTCCGGGTGTCGCATTTCACGCCGCGCGACCCCTCCGGCGCCGCCATCCGTCGCCACGGAACCGGCGCGGCGGTGGCGGATTACGATCAGGACGGCCTCCCGGACGTGTTCCTGCCCAATATCGACAGCCTGGATGTCCTGCTGCGCGGCACGGCCGACAGCTCCATGATCGTGGTCGCCGGCTCGGGGGTCAACGCGGTCAGCCGCGCCACCACCGGCGGCTGGTGGGGCGATTTCAACAACGACGGCTACCCGGACCTCTACCTGACAGTCCTGGGGGCGAACGTGCTGTTCGCCAACAACCGCAACGGCACGTTCAGCGACGCCACCACCCGGGCCGGAGTGGGGGATGCGGGACGCTCCTGGGCCGCCGCCTGGGTGGATTACGACCGGGACGGCCGGCTCGACCTGTTCGTGGCCAACGAGGACGGCCCGGCGCGCCTGTACCACAACAACGGCGACTCGACCTTCACAGACAAGGCCGCGGCGGCCGGACTGGCCGGCTCCGCCGGCGCGGTGGGCTGCGCCTGGTGCGACTGGGACTCCGACGGGGACCGGGATGTCTACGTGGTCTACTACGGCGCCGCCAACCGCTTGTACCGCAACAACGGCGACGGGACGTTCACCGATGTGACCTCGGTCGCCGATGTGGGCGGCGGACCGGCCAGTGTGAGCGCCGCCTGGTTCGATTACGACAACGATTCCCGGCCCGACCTCTACGTGGTGGAGCAGGCCGAGGACTATCTGTACCGGAACAACGGGAACGGCACATTCACCCGCAAGGACTTGCCCTCCCTGGGCTTCGGCCCCACTCCGGATGGTTTCTGCGCCCTGTGGGGCGATTTCGACAACGATTCCCGCGCCGACCTGTTCAAGACCCGGGGCGAGACCGGCGGCCCGGATGTCAACCTGTTCATGCGCGGCAGGGCGGACGGCACTTTCGAGAGCTATTCCGGCCAGGCCGGTTTCATCGATTACGGCGAGCACCGCGGCGCGGCCTGGCTGGATTTCAACCGTGACGGGCGGCCCGACCTTCTGGTCAACGACCGCGCCGGACGGGTGCTGCTCTACCGGAACATCAACCCGGACGGCAACCGCTGGCTGCGCCTCAAGCTGGTCGGCACGCGCAGCCCGACTATGGCTATCGGCGCGCAGGTGAGCGCGTTCTTCGGCGGGCAGCGCCGGTTGCGGGAGCTGGGCGGCGGTGACAGCTACAGCGGCCAGAGCGAGCCCGTGCTGCAGTTCGGCCTGGGCTCCACGCCGGCAGTCGACTCGCTGGTCATCCGCTGGCCGGCCGGTGTGGTGCAGCGCCTGTACAACATTTCCGCGGGCCAGACCCTTACCGTGACCGAGCGCGACTCGCTGTTCCCCGGCATTGTCCGCCTGGATACGATCCCGGACCAGTACGTGCGCGGCGTGCAGCCCACGGCCTTGGTCAAGGTCCAGGACCGGGACGCACTGACCCTGGTCAACCTGCGCTGGCGCACCGGCACTCAGACCGCATACACCAGCGTGGCCATGAACCGCGATTCCTTGCGCACGTTGGGGGAGACGGTGTTCAGCTACTGGCGCGCCAGCCTGCAAGAACAGACAGTGGGCACGACGGTCTACTGGCGGGTCGTGGCCTCCAGCCCGCGCGGCGCGGCCGACAGCAGCGCCACGCTCAGCTTCCTCACCCGCACCGATTCCGACGCGCCCGGAGTAATCCTGACCTCGGTCCCGGACAGCCTGGCCCCGAACACCCAGAACCAGATGGCATTCCAGTTGCGTTTCACTGACGGGGCCGGGGTGCGGCGGGCCGGGTTCCGTCTGAGCGGCTCCGTCTATCCCTCCGGACCGCCGGTCAGCCTGTCGCGGGACACGCTCCTGAGCGGGGTGGTGCATGCCGTGGACTGGAATTTCCGGATCGGCCCCTGGCCCTTGGGCAGCCGTTTCACCTGGTTCGCATTCGCTGCGGATGTCTCGGGCCTGGCCGACTCCAGCGATATAAAGAGTTTCCGCATCTCGCCGCGGCTGGGCAAGGCCAGCGTCCAGGACGTTCCGGTCAACACCGCCGACCTGATGCGCCTGGTCTACATCATCCTGGGCTATGTCGCCGCTCCCAGCCTGGTCGACAGCCTGGGGTTGGACCTCAACCGCGACGGCTGGTTCAGCGACATCGACCTCCAGCGCGCCCTGGCCGCCTGGCGCTATGATGCCTCCAGGGGCACGCTTCTGGCCGCAGCCGGGGGATCAGGGCCCGAGCCCACGGTCTCGCTGGCGTCCGCACGCGGCGGGGCGGCAGTCAGCCTGCGCAATGTCCGTCCGCTGCCCTTTGTCCTGCTCGAAATCGAGGTCACCCCGGCCGTGGCCCGCCGGCTGACCGTGCGGCCGGGTGCGCGCGCCGCGCTCGGGGAGTTCGCCGGTGGGGCCGCGGATGACAATACGATAATCCTTCTGCTGAAACCCTCCGCCGGCCGGGATGAGTTCCTCGCCGCCGGGGACGGCGAGTTGTGCAGCCTTCTGGTGGACGGCTCCGGGGCCACGAGCGAGGTGGGTCTGAAACTGCGGCGCGCCGTGCTGGGCTCTTTCGAGCTGGATGGCCTGGCCTCCGGGCAGTCCGGCTCCTCAGCCGCGGTGACAGTGGCCCTGCCGACGGCGTTCAGCCTGGAGCAGAACTATCCCAACCCGTTCAACCCCAGCACCACGATCAGTTTCGGCGTGCCGCAGCCGGAATCGGGCGGCCCCGGAGTGCTCCGGGTGCGCCTGGCGGTCTACAACCTGCGCGGCGCTCTGGTGCGCACTCTTCTCGACTCCGAGTTGGAGCCGGGTTTCCATAGCGTGGTCTGGGACGGGCACGACAGCCGCGGCCGCGGCCTCCCCAGCGGCGTGTATTTCTGCCGCCTGGTCTCGCCGCAGGCGACGTTTACGCGTAAGATGATATTACTCAAATAA
- the guaB gene encoding IMP dehydrogenase, which yields MKKIIEKVGLTFDDVMIVPRKSDILPRETDLSTRFSRGIQLNIPIVSAAMDTVTESEMAISMAREGGLGVIHKNMSIAQQAEQVRRVKRSESAVITEPLTLPPEARLSDAVELMRTSRVSGIPITEADGRLVGIVTHRDMLFETDMNRRLRELMTSGDELITAHEGIELAEAQKILHKNRIEKLPLVDAEGRLKALVTVKDLVKRTQFPNASKDSKGRLIVAAAVGTSEDTLERARALRDAEVDALVVDTAHGHSRRVFEMVRLLRRELGDIQLVAGNVATADAVRSLAGEGVDGVKVGIGPGSICTTRVVAGVGVPQLTAVLQCAEEAGRHDLPIIADGGIRYSGDMVKALAAGAQSVMLGSLLAGTEESPGETVLFQGRTFKVYRGMGSLSAMKKGSKDRYAQEDLEASKLVPEGIEGRVPFKGRAGDTIYQMVGGLRSGMGYCGVRTIPELYEKTEFMQSTVMGMKESHPHDVTITREAPNYSLD from the coding sequence ATGAAAAAGATAATCGAAAAGGTCGGGCTGACATTCGACGATGTAATGATCGTTCCGCGCAAAAGCGACATCCTCCCGCGGGAGACGGACCTCTCCACACGCTTCAGCCGCGGCATCCAACTCAACATCCCCATTGTCAGCGCGGCCATGGACACGGTGACCGAGTCCGAGATGGCGATCTCGATGGCCCGCGAGGGCGGTCTGGGCGTGATACACAAGAACATGTCCATCGCCCAGCAGGCCGAGCAGGTGCGGCGGGTGAAGCGCAGTGAGAGTGCGGTGATCACCGAGCCGCTCACCCTTCCGCCCGAGGCCCGCCTGAGCGACGCGGTCGAGCTGATGCGCACCAGCCGGGTTTCCGGCATCCCGATCACCGAGGCGGACGGCCGTCTGGTGGGCATTGTCACCCATCGCGACATGCTGTTCGAGACCGACATGAACCGCCGTCTGCGCGAGCTTATGACCTCCGGCGACGAGCTGATCACCGCCCATGAGGGGATCGAGCTGGCCGAGGCCCAGAAAATCCTGCACAAGAACCGTATCGAGAAGCTGCCCCTGGTGGATGCCGAGGGCCGTCTCAAGGCCCTGGTCACGGTCAAGGACCTGGTCAAGCGCACCCAGTTCCCCAACGCGAGTAAGGACAGCAAGGGCCGTCTGATCGTGGCCGCGGCTGTCGGGACGAGCGAGGACACCCTGGAGCGAGCCCGTGCCCTGCGCGACGCCGAGGTGGACGCCCTGGTGGTGGACACGGCCCACGGGCACAGCCGCCGGGTGTTCGAGATGGTCCGCCTGTTGCGCCGCGAGCTGGGCGACATCCAACTGGTGGCGGGCAACGTGGCCACGGCCGACGCCGTGCGCTCTTTGGCCGGCGAGGGCGTGGACGGGGTCAAGGTGGGGATCGGCCCCGGCTCGATCTGCACCACCCGCGTGGTGGCCGGAGTGGGAGTGCCACAGCTCACCGCGGTCCTGCAGTGCGCCGAGGAGGCCGGACGTCACGACCTGCCGATCATCGCCGACGGTGGCATCCGCTACAGCGGCGACATGGTCAAGGCCCTGGCCGCCGGGGCGCAGTCGGTGATGCTGGGCAGCCTGCTGGCCGGCACCGAGGAAAGCCCGGGCGAGACAGTGCTGTTCCAGGGCCGCACGTTCAAGGTCTATCGTGGCATGGGCTCGTTGAGCGCGATGAAGAAGGGCAGCAAGGACCGCTACGCCCAGGAGGATTTGGAGGCTTCAAAGCTCGTCCCAGAGGGCATCGAGGGCCGCGTGCCGTTCAAGGGCCGCGCCGGCGACACGATCTACCAGATGGTGGGCGGCCTGCGCTCCGGCATGGGCTACTGCGGCGTGCGCACTATCCCCGAGCTGTACGAGAAGACCGAGTTCATGCAGAGCACGGTCATGGGCATGAAAGAGAGCCACCCCCACGACGTGACGATCACGCGGGAAGCTCCCAACTACTCCCTGGACTGA
- a CDS encoding PKD domain-containing protein, translating to MKGFTGITLVLLLLATFAAVPLSAASVTDIKASITSTSRRVRVGESVKFDGRKSDPGQGEKLTGMYWDFDDLDLVEVDELGDTVSHIFNHTGAYNVHLTVENELGERDVAVYSIEVLPEKGLGSPSITSRFENGKTGVFLDSPYTFAFRLEWGNQFFFRLDGCKDRPVSLRIYGYGKNRPIPASVTPYSDDDTFDAKWTALAAESYIDPDWQPLTEAKYTFDPDSSAVTIRFTPKSESLYLAWAAPYVLHDLQAMIDRYEERPEFQWEPAGLSVEGRPIYHITITDPQAADSGKKVVWITGTQHGYEMAAGPVCEGLVAALLEDSDSSKALLKKTIFHLMPILNPDAVFHGGYRYNMHDVDLNRNWDTERSSQWDRVVPEPEVGSVQNLIGDWVVHNGHLDLFMDFHCLTTIADNLLLIEAAGDSLPASVKEAQGKFYDLLARKYTFRRSEDKTVSSALGWVSSQFASSLGTPAFTPEHCLGWIEPKGKGPVRATPALFRQLGHDYVWAVRDFFNLSAK from the coding sequence ATGAAAGGATTCACCGGCATCACCCTGGTTCTGCTGCTCCTGGCAACTTTTGCCGCCGTGCCGCTCAGCGCCGCATCGGTCACGGACATCAAAGCCTCGATCACCTCCACCAGCCGCCGTGTGCGGGTGGGCGAGAGCGTGAAGTTCGACGGGCGCAAGTCGGACCCGGGACAGGGCGAAAAACTGACCGGCATGTACTGGGATTTCGATGACCTGGACCTGGTGGAGGTGGATGAACTGGGCGATACGGTGAGTCACATTTTCAACCACACCGGGGCCTACAACGTGCACCTGACCGTGGAGAACGAGCTGGGCGAGCGTGATGTGGCGGTTTACAGCATAGAGGTCCTGCCCGAGAAAGGCCTCGGCTCGCCCTCGATCACCAGCCGTTTCGAGAACGGCAAGACCGGAGTGTTCCTGGACTCGCCCTACACTTTCGCTTTTCGTCTGGAATGGGGCAACCAGTTCTTTTTCCGGCTGGACGGCTGCAAGGACAGGCCGGTGAGCCTGCGCATCTATGGTTACGGCAAGAACCGCCCGATCCCCGCCTCGGTCACCCCGTACTCGGATGACGACACGTTCGACGCCAAATGGACCGCCCTGGCCGCGGAAAGCTACATCGATCCGGACTGGCAGCCGCTCACGGAGGCCAAGTACACGTTCGACCCCGATTCCTCGGCCGTGACCATCCGTTTCACCCCCAAGAGCGAATCTCTCTACCTGGCCTGGGCCGCGCCCTACGTGCTGCACGACCTTCAGGCCATGATAGACCGCTACGAGGAGCGCCCCGAGTTCCAGTGGGAGCCGGCCGGGCTGTCGGTGGAGGGGCGGCCGATCTATCATATCACGATCACCGACCCGCAGGCCGCGGACAGCGGCAAGAAAGTGGTCTGGATCACCGGCACCCAGCACGGCTACGAGATGGCGGCCGGGCCGGTCTGCGAGGGGCTGGTCGCCGCCCTGCTCGAGGATAGCGATTCCTCGAAGGCGCTGCTCAAGAAAACCATTTTCCACCTGATGCCGATCCTCAACCCGGATGCGGTGTTCCACGGCGGCTACCGCTATAACATGCACGATGTCGACCTCAACCGGAACTGGGACACGGAGCGCTCCTCCCAATGGGACCGCGTGGTGCCGGAGCCGGAGGTCGGGTCGGTGCAGAACCTGATTGGCGATTGGGTGGTGCACAACGGCCATCTGGACCTGTTCATGGATTTCCACTGCCTGACCACGATCGCCGACAACCTTCTGCTGATCGAGGCGGCCGGGGACTCGCTTCCCGCCTCGGTGAAAGAGGCGCAGGGCAAGTTCTACGACCTGCTGGCGCGCAAGTACACTTTCCGCCGCAGCGAGGACAAGACAGTCTCCAGCGCCCTGGGCTGGGTCTCCAGCCAGTTCGCCAGCAGCCTGGGCACGCCCGCGTTCACGCCCGAGCACTGCCTGGGCTGGATCGAGCCCAAGGGCAAGGGCCCCGTGCGCGCCACTCCGGCGCTGTTCCGCCAGCTCGGCCACGATTATGTCTGGGCCGTGCGGGACTTTTTCAACCTGTCTGCCAAGTAG
- a CDS encoding menaquinone biosynthesis protein, which yields MESQAGALRVGEISYTNCFNIFHCLRRGLPAPGVEFHAAAPAVLNHLLSHGGIDLSISSSVEYARHADDYFLLPRYCIGATGPIWSIRLFSRVPIDELDGREVVLTGESETTVVLLKIILSKFYGFRNTFRTELTDLEPALERAPAVLLIGDKALAAGMRAPAGVHIYELSEIWLAHTGLPFVFALWTLRREALSAKAAPLAMFWRELRRSHEELKHPDEALVAAILAARPFLDRATVLRYWQLISYELTEAHLQGLREFYRLAHALGEAPEPPELRFCEPDRLAGGL from the coding sequence GTGGAGAGTCAGGCCGGAGCGCTGCGGGTCGGCGAGATTTCATACACCAACTGCTTCAATATCTTCCACTGCCTGCGGCGCGGCCTGCCCGCGCCGGGAGTGGAATTCCACGCCGCTGCGCCCGCAGTGCTGAACCACCTTCTGAGCCACGGCGGGATCGACCTCAGTATCAGTTCCTCGGTGGAGTACGCCCGCCACGCCGATGACTATTTCCTCCTGCCGCGCTACTGCATCGGGGCCACGGGGCCGATCTGGAGCATCCGCCTGTTCAGCCGCGTGCCGATAGATGAGCTGGACGGCCGCGAGGTGGTCCTGACCGGCGAGAGCGAGACCACCGTGGTCCTGCTCAAGATAATCCTTTCAAAATTCTACGGCTTCCGCAACACGTTCCGCACCGAGCTGACCGACCTGGAGCCGGCCCTGGAGCGCGCGCCCGCCGTGCTGCTGATCGGCGACAAGGCCCTGGCCGCCGGGATGCGCGCCCCCGCCGGAGTGCATATCTACGAGTTGAGCGAGATCTGGCTCGCCCACACCGGCCTGCCTTTCGTGTTCGCCCTCTGGACCCTGCGCCGTGAGGCTCTGAGCGCCAAGGCCGCGCCGCTGGCCATGTTCTGGCGCGAGCTGCGGCGCTCGCACGAGGAGCTGAAGCACCCGGATGAGGCCCTGGTGGCCGCTATCCTGGCTGCGCGGCCGTTCCTGGACCGCGCCACCGTGCTGCGCTACTGGCAGCTTATTTCCTACGAGCTGACCGAGGCGCACCTTCAGGGACTGCGCGAGTTCTACCGTCTGGCCCACGCCCTGGGCGAGGCCCCGGAGCCGCCGGAGCTGCGTTTCTGTGAGCCGGACAGGCTCGCCGGCGGGCTTTGA
- the sfsA gene encoding DNA/RNA nuclease SfsA yields the protein MRFPELTAGSLVRRYKRFLAEVELADGRIVTAHVPNSGRMTTVDMPGSEVLLSWHGGAGRKLDWTLELLRVAPGPHGWAGVNTGLPNALVPAAVAAGQVPELAGYDSLRREVVCAPGTRLDLRLERADSPGCWVEIKNVTLGQDGVALFPDAVTERGRKHLEVLATLAATGERAVIFYLVQRPDCTILRPADEVDPQYGAALRRVLGQGVQALAYRSRLCREGAALDNAVPLDVT from the coding sequence ATCCGGTTCCCGGAGCTGACCGCGGGCTCTCTGGTCCGGCGCTACAAGCGGTTCCTGGCCGAGGTGGAGCTGGCGGACGGCCGGATTGTGACCGCGCACGTGCCCAACAGCGGGCGCATGACCACGGTCGATATGCCGGGCAGCGAGGTGCTGCTCTCCTGGCACGGCGGCGCGGGACGCAAGCTGGACTGGACCCTGGAGTTGCTGCGCGTGGCTCCCGGGCCGCACGGCTGGGCTGGGGTGAACACCGGCCTGCCCAACGCCCTGGTCCCGGCCGCGGTGGCCGCGGGCCAGGTGCCGGAGCTGGCGGGCTACGACAGCCTTCGGCGCGAGGTGGTCTGCGCGCCGGGGACAAGGCTGGACCTTCGCCTGGAGCGAGCGGACAGTCCCGGTTGCTGGGTGGAGATAAAGAACGTGACTCTGGGGCAGGACGGCGTGGCCCTGTTCCCGGACGCGGTGACAGAACGCGGGCGCAAGCACCTTGAGGTGCTGGCCACTCTTGCCGCAACGGGCGAGAGGGCGGTGATTTTCTACCTGGTGCAGCGGCCCGATTGCACTATCCTGCGCCCGGCGGACGAGGTCGACCCGCAGTACGGCGCGGCGCTGCGCCGCGTGCTGGGCCAGGGAGTCCAGGCGCTGGCCTACCGCTCCCGGCTCTGCCGGGAGGGCGCCGCTTTGGACAATGCGGTGCCGCTGGATGTGACATGA
- a CDS encoding methyltransferase domain-containing protein, with translation MQESYEETYKKIEKLTSLARGFQPAVVLTAAAEYELFELLEGGPLTPEQVAKKKGLDERATGIVLHALAGMRLLEKEPDGRFSLSEIAAELLVRGKPWYQGDIIRHTGHLIERWAQLPQVLKTGRPGEGGRPQDDKRQRRDFILGMSNNARLSAAKVGALLDLGGVRRMLDLGGGPGTYAISFCEQAPGMRATVFDLPEVIDEITREQVEAAGLSGRIDFRRGSYLSDDYGSGYDLVFISNIIHSLDEAGCRELVRRSREALAPGGRLIVKDFLLDEDMVDPPFSSLFAVNMLVGTEGGRCYSLDEVRHWLSELGFGDGVTVAELSPQARMVIGIRRN, from the coding sequence ATGCAGGAGTCGTACGAGGAGACTTATAAGAAGATAGAGAAACTGACCTCGCTGGCCCGGGGGTTCCAGCCTGCGGTGGTGCTGACCGCGGCCGCGGAGTACGAGCTGTTCGAGTTGCTGGAGGGCGGGCCGCTCACCCCGGAGCAGGTGGCGAAGAAGAAGGGCCTGGATGAGCGTGCCACAGGGATCGTGCTGCACGCCCTGGCCGGGATGCGCCTTCTGGAGAAAGAGCCGGACGGCAGGTTCTCGCTTTCAGAGATTGCCGCCGAGCTGCTGGTGCGGGGCAAGCCCTGGTACCAGGGGGACATTATCCGCCACACCGGCCACCTGATCGAGCGCTGGGCGCAGTTGCCGCAGGTGCTGAAAACCGGCCGCCCGGGCGAGGGGGGCCGTCCCCAGGACGACAAGCGCCAGCGCCGCGATTTTATCCTGGGCATGAGCAACAACGCCCGTCTGAGCGCGGCCAAAGTCGGCGCCCTGCTCGACCTGGGCGGGGTGCGCCGCATGCTCGACCTGGGCGGCGGTCCCGGCACCTACGCCATCTCGTTCTGCGAGCAGGCGCCCGGCATGCGCGCCACCGTGTTCGACCTGCCCGAGGTGATCGACGAGATCACGCGGGAGCAGGTGGAGGCCGCCGGGCTGTCCGGGCGGATCGATTTCCGCCGCGGCAGCTATCTGAGCGATGATTACGGCTCGGGCTACGACCTGGTGTTCATCTCCAACATCATCCACTCCCTGGACGAGGCAGGCTGCCGCGAGCTGGTGCGCCGCTCGCGCGAGGCCCTGGCGCCGGGGGGACGTCTGATAGTCAAGGATTTCCTGCTGGATGAGGACATGGTGGACCCGCCCTTTTCCAGCCTGTTCGCGGTGAACATGCTGGTGGGCACCGAGGGCGGACGCTGCTACAGCCTGGATGAGGTGCGCCACTGGCTGAGCGAGCTGGGTTTCGGCGACGGGGTGACTGTGGCCGAGCTGAGCCCCCAGGCCCGCATGGTGATCGGCATCCGCCGCAATTGA